In Alkalihalobacillus sp. FSL W8-0930, a single window of DNA contains:
- the chvE gene encoding multiple monosaccharide ABC transporter substrate-binding protein, whose translation MKKLGLVGLVVVGGLMVAACSEGSSGGDGGGEEELTVGISMPTQSSERWIADGDNMVNYFEELGYKTELQYAEDVVENQVSQIENMITLGVDALVIAAVDGEALTSVLESANAEEIPVISYDRLIMNSEHVDYYATFDNYEVGVMQGQYIVDQLDLENEAGPFNIELFAGSPDDNNAHFFFNGAMSILQPYLDEGKLIVGSGQTDFNQISILRWDGATAQSRMDNLLSSNYGGGEELHAVLAPADLLSIGVLASLKSVGYTADDMPIITGQDADIPSVNAIIAGEQSMTVFKDTRVLAEKAVEMTESVLNNEEPEVNDTDTYDNNVKVVPSFLESPVVVDIDNYEEILIDSDYYTADQLN comes from the coding sequence ATGAAAAAGCTGGGCTTAGTAGGGTTAGTGGTAGTCGGTGGATTAATGGTAGCCGCTTGTTCTGAGGGAAGTTCTGGTGGAGACGGCGGAGGTGAAGAAGAATTAACAGTTGGTATTTCCATGCCAACGCAATCTTCAGAACGGTGGATTGCAGACGGGGATAACATGGTCAACTATTTTGAAGAATTAGGGTATAAAACAGAGCTTCAATATGCCGAGGATGTAGTGGAAAACCAAGTATCTCAAATTGAGAACATGATTACGTTAGGCGTAGATGCTTTAGTCATTGCTGCAGTTGATGGAGAAGCACTTACAAGTGTTTTGGAAAGTGCAAATGCAGAAGAAATCCCAGTGATTTCATATGACCGATTAATCATGAACTCTGAGCATGTTGATTATTATGCGACCTTCGATAATTACGAGGTTGGAGTGATGCAAGGCCAGTACATTGTTGACCAACTCGATTTAGAAAATGAAGCAGGTCCTTTTAACATTGAATTGTTTGCAGGTTCACCTGATGATAACAATGCTCATTTCTTCTTTAATGGTGCAATGTCTATTCTTCAACCTTATTTAGATGAAGGAAAATTAATAGTAGGCAGTGGTCAAACCGATTTTAACCAAATCTCTATTCTACGATGGGACGGCGCAACAGCTCAAAGTCGAATGGATAATCTACTAAGCTCAAATTATGGTGGTGGTGAAGAGTTACATGCTGTTTTAGCTCCAGCGGATCTTCTAAGTATTGGTGTACTTGCTTCATTAAAAAGCGTTGGATATACGGCGGATGATATGCCAATTATCACCGGTCAAGATGCAGATATCCCATCCGTTAATGCCATTATTGCTGGAGAACAGTCGATGACCGTGTTTAAAGATACAAGGGTCTTAGCTGAAAAAGCGGTGGAGATGACTGAGTCCGTTCTGAACAACGAGGAACCTGAGGTGAATGACACGGATACCTACGACAACAATGTAAAAGTGGTTCCTTCATTCCTGGAGTCGCCTGTTGTGGTAGATATCGATAATTACGAAGAAATTCTAATTGATAGTGACTATTACACAGCAGACCAGCTTAATTAG
- a CDS encoding ribulokinase produces the protein MSTYTIGLDFGTESGRAVLVNVVDGTEVSEHVTPYRHGVIDRTLPSTNQPLESEWALQHPSDYIEVLTTSVPAVLKQAGVSAEDVIGVGIDFTACTMLPVDAAGTPLCLKDELKDRPHSWLKLWKHHAAQDEANEINRIAEERGEAFLARYGGKISSEWMIAKIWQVLNEDPAMYEEADLFLEATDWVIAQMTGTIVRNSCTAGYKAIWHKQDGFPSEDFFKALDPRLENVASTKLRGEIVPLGTRAGGLTEEMATQMGLVPGTAVAVGNVDAHAAAPGVGVVTPGKLVMAMGTSICHVVLGEEEKEVEGMCGVVEDGIIPGYFGYEAGQSAVGDIFAWFVGHAVSEKVEKEAQEAGMNIHAYLEEKAAHYAPAETGLLALDWWNGNRSVLVDTELSGVIVGLTLHSKPEEIYRTLLEATAFGTKKIIEAFQSNGIEINEVYACGGLPQKNKLLMQIYADVTNVEIKVSAASQTPALGAAMFAAVAAGATYGGYDSITDAAKSMSRVRDETFKPIPENVSTYAELYKEYSTLHDYFGRGENDVMKRLKALKAKKDSTPTHSNN, from the coding sequence ATGAGTACGTATACAATTGGATTGGATTTTGGAACAGAGTCAGGACGAGCCGTATTAGTAAATGTGGTCGATGGGACAGAAGTGAGCGAACATGTCACACCATATCGTCACGGGGTGATTGATCGAACGCTTCCTTCAACCAATCAGCCGCTTGAATCAGAGTGGGCGCTTCAGCACCCTAGTGACTATATTGAGGTATTAACAACTTCCGTACCTGCTGTCTTAAAGCAAGCTGGGGTGAGTGCGGAAGATGTGATTGGGGTAGGCATTGATTTTACGGCGTGTACAATGCTGCCAGTTGACGCAGCAGGAACACCCCTTTGTTTAAAGGATGAGCTAAAAGACCGTCCGCATAGCTGGCTAAAACTATGGAAGCATCACGCAGCACAGGATGAAGCAAACGAGATCAATCGAATTGCCGAGGAGCGCGGGGAGGCCTTTCTTGCACGATACGGAGGGAAGATCTCGTCTGAATGGATGATTGCAAAGATCTGGCAAGTATTAAATGAGGATCCAGCGATGTACGAGGAAGCTGATCTGTTCCTTGAAGCAACGGACTGGGTCATCGCACAAATGACAGGCACGATCGTTCGTAATAGTTGCACAGCTGGTTACAAAGCGATTTGGCATAAACAAGACGGCTTTCCAAGTGAGGACTTTTTTAAAGCCCTTGACCCTCGTCTGGAAAACGTAGCATCTACCAAGCTCCGAGGAGAAATTGTTCCACTCGGTACGAGAGCAGGTGGGCTAACGGAGGAAATGGCTACACAAATGGGCTTAGTACCCGGAACGGCTGTTGCAGTGGGGAATGTAGATGCACATGCCGCCGCACCAGGTGTCGGCGTTGTCACACCAGGGAAGCTGGTTATGGCGATGGGAACGTCCATCTGCCATGTGGTTCTTGGTGAAGAAGAAAAAGAAGTGGAAGGTATGTGCGGGGTTGTTGAAGACGGGATTATTCCTGGATACTTTGGCTATGAAGCTGGTCAATCAGCAGTTGGCGACATTTTCGCTTGGTTTGTGGGTCATGCGGTATCCGAAAAAGTGGAGAAAGAAGCGCAGGAAGCAGGAATGAACATCCACGCTTATTTAGAAGAAAAGGCAGCGCATTACGCCCCTGCGGAAACAGGATTGCTTGCGCTTGACTGGTGGAATGGGAATCGGTCGGTTCTCGTAGATACAGAGTTAAGTGGAGTCATTGTAGGATTAACTCTACATTCAAAACCTGAAGAGATTTATCGAACATTACTTGAAGCTACAGCTTTTGGTACAAAGAAAATCATTGAGGCCTTTCAGTCAAATGGAATTGAAATTAATGAAGTGTATGCATGCGGGGGATTACCTCAGAAGAACAAACTGCTCATGCAGATTTATGCAGATGTAACAAACGTAGAGATTAAGGTAAGTGCTGCCTCACAAACACCGGCCCTCGGTGCTGCGATGTTCGCGGCAGTGGCAGCGGGTGCAACATATGGGGGATATGACTCAATTACGGACGCTGCAAAATCAATGAGTCGGGTACGTGATGAGACCTTTAAACCTATTCCTGAAAACGTCTCCACTTATGCTGAACTATATAAAGAGTATTCAACGCTACATGACTACTTTGGTCGTGGAGAGAACGATGTCATGAAACGATTAAAAGCACTAAAGGCTAAGAAGGATTCAACACCTACACATTCAAACAACTGA
- the mmsB gene encoding multiple monosaccharide ABC transporter permease, producing the protein MKTFLKIVQNNIRQYSMTFALLLIMLLFQILTDGVLLQPLNITNLILQNSYILILAIGMVLVIITGHIDLSVGSIAAFIGALSAILMIQMNMDPFFTVVLCLLMGAIVGAWQGFWVAYVKIPAFIVTLAGMLIFRGITLIMLQGQSIAPFPPAFQQLSAGFLPDVLNGSSIHLLSLVIGIVLIGMLVFLEVRARRKQLKNGFDALPRSLFLLKIVGMAAVIGVFTYILADYRGIPNILILLIVLIAFYSFVMKKTVIGRHIYAVGGNEKAASLSGIKTKRVTFMVFVNMGVLAALSGLIFAARLNAATPRAGNLFELDAIAASFIGGASAYGGVGSIIGAVIGGLVMGVMNNGMSILGLGIDWQQAIKGLVLLAAVAFDIMNKKRS; encoded by the coding sequence ATGAAGACATTTCTGAAAATCGTCCAAAATAATATAAGGCAATATAGCATGACATTTGCTTTGCTTCTTATTATGCTACTGTTTCAAATTCTAACAGATGGCGTTCTGTTGCAGCCTCTGAATATAACGAATCTAATCTTGCAAAATAGCTACATTCTCATTCTTGCTATTGGCATGGTGTTAGTCATCATCACAGGACATATTGATCTTTCTGTTGGTTCAATCGCAGCCTTTATTGGTGCTTTATCTGCCATTCTAATGATTCAAATGAATATGGATCCTTTCTTTACCGTTGTTCTTTGTTTATTAATGGGAGCGATAGTCGGGGCATGGCAAGGGTTTTGGGTTGCCTATGTGAAAATACCTGCCTTTATCGTTACTCTTGCAGGAATGTTAATCTTCCGTGGGATTACATTAATTATGCTACAAGGACAATCAATTGCTCCTTTCCCTCCTGCATTTCAGCAATTAAGTGCTGGGTTTTTACCAGATGTATTGAACGGCTCTAGCATTCATTTGTTATCACTAGTTATTGGAATCGTACTGATAGGGATGCTTGTCTTTCTTGAAGTACGAGCAAGAAGAAAACAGTTGAAAAATGGGTTTGATGCTCTGCCAAGGTCTTTGTTTCTATTAAAAATAGTTGGGATGGCAGCGGTTATTGGAGTATTTACGTACATTCTAGCGGATTATCGTGGAATCCCAAATATTCTAATTCTATTGATTGTACTCATAGCCTTTTATTCTTTTGTTATGAAAAAGACAGTCATCGGTCGACACATCTATGCAGTAGGTGGAAACGAGAAGGCTGCATCACTATCTGGTATTAAAACAAAGCGTGTCACCTTTATGGTCTTTGTTAATATGGGGGTGCTTGCAGCCCTGTCAGGTTTGATCTTTGCTGCCAGACTTAATGCCGCCACTCCTCGAGCAGGAAACTTGTTTGAACTTGATGCGATTGCGGCAAGTTTTATCGGAGGCGCATCAGCATATGGTGGTGTAGGATCCATCATTGGTGCCGTCATCGGTGGACTTGTTATGGGTGTTATGAACAATGGAATGTCCATTCTTGGATTAGGTATTGATTGGCAGCAAGCAATCAAAGGACTTGTTCTATTAGCGGCAGTTGCCTTTGACATTATGAATAAGAAGCGGTCTTGA
- the araD gene encoding L-ribulose-5-phosphate 4-epimerase — protein sequence MLNDLKQQVLEANLALPKHGMVTFTWGNVSGIDRESGLVVIKPSGVEYDVLKKEDLVVVDLMGNVVEGELNPSSDTPTHVVLYRAFPDIGGIVHTHSPHATSWAQAGRGIPAFGTTHADYFYGEIPCTRPMTEAEIKGAYEAETGHVIVETFAEKRYDQMPGVLVHAHAPFAWGKDAMEALHNAVVLEETAKIATNTLALNPNATHMQQDLLDKHFLRKHGKDAYYGQRN from the coding sequence ATGCTGAATGATTTGAAGCAACAGGTACTTGAAGCCAATCTGGCTCTACCAAAGCATGGCATGGTTACATTCACATGGGGAAATGTGAGTGGAATCGATCGTGAAAGTGGATTGGTGGTTATTAAACCAAGTGGCGTTGAGTATGACGTGCTAAAGAAAGAAGACTTAGTTGTTGTTGATCTGATGGGTAATGTTGTCGAGGGTGAATTGAATCCTTCGTCTGATACACCAACCCATGTAGTGTTGTATCGTGCCTTTCCTGATATTGGTGGGATTGTGCATACTCATTCTCCTCACGCAACAAGCTGGGCCCAGGCAGGAAGGGGAATCCCGGCATTTGGAACGACCCATGCTGACTACTTTTACGGGGAGATTCCATGTACGAGACCAATGACAGAAGCAGAAATAAAGGGTGCTTATGAAGCTGAGACGGGGCATGTAATTGTTGAGACATTTGCAGAGAAGCGCTATGACCAGATGCCAGGTGTGCTTGTCCATGCTCACGCTCCATTTGCTTGGGGCAAGGATGCCATGGAAGCTTTGCATAATGCCGTGGTGTTAGAAGAAACAGCCAAGATTGCGACAAATACACTTGCATTGAACCCAAATGCAACTCATATGCAGCAGGACCTTTTAGATAAACATTTTCTCAGAAAGCATGGAAAAGACGCTTATTATGGACAGCGAAATTAA
- a CDS encoding tripartite tricarboxylate transporter substrate binding protein, with protein MRKHGKVAALGIGLLFLAACSSSEGKQATEADIANYPNKTIEVYVPASPGGQTDTAARVMAKHLPKYLGANIVIVNQATAGGALAFENVRSSDKDGYSLLFNHQALHTGHAVRQLEYSTNELTAIGTYSSVNQVFVVSANSPYETLDDLVDYAKENPNEIIYGSQIGGTTHFMGELLGIESDTEIKILDVGSESDRMTGLLGGQIDLAVTGVGNVLNYIESGDFRALGVLSDERDELAPELETTVEQGYDVQFPIVHSLYGPKDMPDEIVQKWNDATEQLAQDEDYNEELEKTFQQHTLMDAEEARLFSQEEMEKAQLIADELFSDIE; from the coding sequence ATGAGGAAGCACGGAAAGGTGGCAGCACTTGGAATAGGTCTTCTATTCCTCGCTGCCTGTTCCTCTTCTGAAGGGAAACAGGCAACAGAGGCTGATATCGCCAACTATCCAAACAAAACCATTGAAGTGTATGTGCCGGCAAGTCCAGGAGGGCAAACGGATACAGCCGCTCGTGTGATGGCTAAACACTTACCTAAATACCTTGGAGCAAACATAGTGATTGTCAATCAAGCTACAGCTGGAGGCGCTCTTGCTTTTGAAAATGTACGTTCCTCAGATAAGGATGGATACAGTCTCCTCTTTAATCACCAAGCCCTTCATACTGGTCATGCCGTACGTCAGCTCGAGTACAGTACAAATGAATTAACAGCCATCGGCACCTATTCATCTGTGAATCAGGTATTCGTTGTCAGTGCCAATTCACCTTACGAAACACTTGATGACCTCGTAGACTATGCGAAGGAAAATCCCAATGAAATCATTTATGGCTCCCAAATCGGAGGAACCACACACTTTATGGGAGAATTATTAGGCATTGAATCTGATACGGAAATTAAAATCCTTGATGTAGGTAGTGAGTCCGACCGGATGACTGGACTTCTTGGAGGACAAATCGATCTCGCTGTAACAGGTGTTGGTAATGTATTAAATTACATTGAATCCGGAGACTTTAGAGCCTTAGGGGTACTCTCGGACGAACGTGATGAGTTGGCTCCTGAGCTTGAGACAACAGTGGAGCAGGGATATGATGTTCAATTCCCTATCGTCCATTCCTTATATGGTCCTAAGGATATGCCGGATGAGATTGTTCAAAAGTGGAATGATGCGACAGAGCAGCTTGCACAAGATGAGGATTACAACGAGGAGCTCGAAAAGACGTTCCAGCAGCACACATTAATGGACGCTGAGGAAGCACGATTATTTTCTCAAGAAGAAATGGAAAAAGCTCAGCTTATCGCAGATGAACTTTTTTCAGATATTGAATGA
- a CDS encoding tripartite tricarboxylate transporter permease, producing the protein MDVFIQSLSASFTPFVILLMALGVLIGLIFGTVPGLTATMGMALFVPFTFGMDPVPGIAFLICLHLGGVSGGLVASTLLGIPGTPSSIATTFDAYPMSKNGEPLRALGIGVIASLVGGALSFIALVTISPVISRLAVKMGPFEFFALIFFALSLVAVLAKGSMLKGVTAGLLGLAAGLVGFAPIDGLQRYTLGILELKGGFELLPLIMGLFAISQLLIEILGDSKSQDIDLKAKGFAFSLTEIVKNWWNLLRSSLIGIAFGILPGLGSGTSNLVAYAQAKQASKTSERFGKGAPEGIYASESANTASVGGSLIPMLSLGIPGDTVTAILLGGFMIHGLQPGPLFFTSNPDIVYVVFIAFFVAMVLVFLYQLFGMKLFTRVLTVPKQYLFPVIFVLTIVGAYTTNSSIFDIWVMILFGVVGFFLVRNGFPIAPMILGFILGPLLETYMRRALMTSGNAADFFTNPISALFILAGIACVVFTLRSEIKEKRGKSSDNTLNV; encoded by the coding sequence ATGGACGTATTTATTCAAAGTTTATCTGCATCCTTCACTCCGTTCGTCATCCTGCTTATGGCACTAGGTGTGCTGATTGGATTGATATTTGGAACAGTGCCAGGATTAACAGCAACGATGGGTATGGCACTTTTTGTACCCTTTACCTTTGGAATGGACCCTGTACCCGGAATCGCCTTTTTAATCTGTTTACACTTGGGCGGTGTATCAGGAGGGCTTGTTGCCTCCACCTTGCTTGGGATCCCAGGAACTCCTTCTTCTATCGCAACAACCTTTGATGCGTACCCAATGTCTAAAAATGGTGAGCCACTGCGTGCGCTTGGAATAGGAGTCATTGCATCATTAGTGGGTGGGGCGTTGAGCTTCATCGCTCTTGTAACCATCTCACCTGTTATTTCAAGACTAGCTGTAAAGATGGGGCCATTTGAATTCTTTGCCTTAATCTTCTTTGCCCTTTCACTTGTTGCAGTGCTTGCGAAGGGAAGTATGTTAAAAGGAGTAACAGCCGGACTTCTTGGACTCGCGGCAGGGCTTGTTGGCTTCGCGCCAATTGATGGCTTGCAGCGCTATACGCTGGGAATCCTTGAGTTAAAGGGTGGGTTTGAACTTCTCCCTTTAATTATGGGATTATTCGCAATCTCTCAACTATTGATTGAGATCCTCGGAGATTCTAAAAGCCAGGATATCGACCTTAAGGCAAAAGGCTTTGCTTTCTCGCTTACGGAGATCGTCAAGAACTGGTGGAACCTTCTTCGGTCATCACTCATTGGGATTGCCTTTGGTATTTTACCCGGACTTGGTAGTGGTACATCGAACTTAGTTGCGTATGCACAGGCAAAGCAGGCTTCTAAGACATCAGAACGATTTGGAAAGGGAGCACCGGAAGGAATCTACGCATCGGAATCAGCAAACACAGCAAGTGTCGGCGGCTCGCTTATCCCTATGCTATCACTTGGGATTCCGGGTGACACGGTAACGGCGATTCTTTTAGGTGGATTTATGATTCACGGACTTCAACCCGGACCGTTGTTCTTCACGAGTAACCCTGATATTGTTTACGTCGTATTTATTGCCTTTTTTGTCGCAATGGTATTGGTGTTCTTGTATCAGTTGTTTGGAATGAAGCTTTTCACTCGTGTACTAACCGTTCCAAAGCAATATCTATTTCCAGTCATCTTTGTTCTAACAATAGTCGGAGCTTATACAACAAATAGTTCAATCTTTGATATCTGGGTTATGATTTTATTTGGAGTTGTTGGTTTTTTCCTTGTTCGAAATGGATTTCCGATTGCTCCAATGATCCTTGGATTTATACTCGGACCTTTACTTGAAACGTATATGAGAAGAGCACTCATGACATCAGGAAATGCAGCCGACTTTTTCACAAACCCAATCTCCGCCTTATTTATTCTGGCTGGAATTGCATGTGTGGTCTTTACTCTTAGAAGTGAGATCAAAGAAAAAAGAGGGAAGAGTTCAGACAATACACTTAATGTTTAA
- a CDS encoding tripartite tricarboxylate transporter TctB family protein: MNLTQERVMGIVIAGLGLLMFLNTFAMSFMMLADDPGPRLLPRVVSIALIVCGVGLAFYKSEGARQLTFKLNENSKRMVISFIALLAYALLFNVLGYIISTFVFLSFLTWYLTNEKDKTTIWKSLINGFIVTAIIYVVFSQLLNVILPAGLL, from the coding sequence ATGAATCTAACACAAGAACGAGTCATGGGTATAGTCATTGCGGGGCTCGGTTTACTCATGTTTTTGAATACATTCGCCATGTCTTTTATGATGTTAGCGGATGATCCAGGTCCAAGACTTTTGCCTCGAGTGGTTTCGATTGCACTCATAGTATGTGGAGTTGGACTCGCCTTTTATAAAAGTGAGGGTGCTAGGCAACTTACCTTTAAATTAAACGAGAACAGCAAACGAATGGTGATCAGCTTTATTGCGCTTCTTGCGTATGCTTTGTTGTTTAATGTGCTTGGGTACATCATCAGTACGTTTGTATTCCTCAGTTTTCTAACATGGTACCTAACGAATGAGAAAGACAAAACAACCATTTGGAAAAGTTTAATTAATGGGTTTATTGTAACCGCTATCATATATGTGGTGTTTTCACAATTACTGAATGTCATTTTACCTGCAGGGCTTCTATAA
- the mmsA gene encoding multiple monosaccharide ABC transporter ATP-binding protein produces the protein MSNILLDMKNITKQFPGVKALDHVNLQVKQGDIHALCGENGAGKSTLMKVLSGVYAYGSYEGDVYFQDEPCQFKDVRQSEEKGIAIIHQELALIPELSISENIFLGNERGKYGLVDWDQASRLAEELLKRVNLLEPVQTKVKHIGVGKQQLVEIAKALAKDVKLLILDEPTASLNETDSQNLLKLLLELKQEGITSIIISHKLNEIKQIADQVTIIRDGQTIETLDVKKDEVNEDRIIRGMVGRSLSSRYPEYSGIPGETILEVNKWNVFHPIQRERQIIFDAAFHVKRGEIVGIAGLMGAGRTELAMSMFGGSYGSKISGELLLNNKPTSFSSVSEAIQSGLAYATEDRKSYGLILMNDVKENISLASLKKLSNKILINGTEEVQVAEDFRKKMNIKTPSIQQETGNLSGGNQQKVVLSKWILSDPDVLILDEPTRGIDVGAKYEIYTIIQELAQRGKGILVISSELPELIGMCSRVYAMNKGRITGEVQGEQLNQEDLMRLMTREVAFHEDISENRPK, from the coding sequence ATGTCAAACATTCTTCTAGATATGAAGAATATCACGAAGCAGTTTCCTGGTGTAAAGGCACTTGATCATGTAAATCTCCAAGTGAAACAAGGTGATATTCACGCGTTATGTGGTGAGAACGGAGCAGGCAAGTCTACATTAATGAAGGTGTTAAGTGGGGTCTATGCGTACGGAAGCTATGAGGGAGACGTTTATTTTCAAGACGAGCCTTGTCAGTTTAAAGATGTCAGACAGAGCGAGGAAAAAGGGATTGCAATCATCCACCAAGAGCTGGCTCTTATCCCGGAGCTTTCAATCTCTGAAAATATTTTTTTAGGGAATGAGCGGGGTAAATACGGGCTAGTGGATTGGGATCAAGCAAGTAGGTTAGCTGAAGAGCTACTTAAACGAGTGAATCTGCTAGAACCCGTGCAGACCAAGGTTAAGCATATTGGGGTAGGAAAGCAACAGCTAGTGGAAATTGCGAAAGCACTAGCAAAGGACGTGAAGCTCCTTATATTAGATGAACCGACCGCTTCCTTAAATGAAACGGACAGTCAAAACTTATTAAAGCTTTTACTTGAGCTCAAGCAAGAGGGAATTACATCAATAATCATCTCACACAAGTTAAATGAAATTAAACAGATTGCCGATCAAGTGACTATTATTCGTGATGGGCAAACCATTGAAACACTTGATGTGAAAAAAGATGAAGTGAATGAGGATCGAATCATTCGCGGAATGGTTGGTAGAAGTCTCTCTAGCAGATATCCAGAGTATTCAGGTATACCTGGTGAAACCATTCTTGAAGTGAATAAATGGAATGTCTTTCATCCGATTCAGCGTGAACGTCAGATCATTTTTGATGCAGCGTTTCATGTAAAAAGAGGAGAAATAGTAGGCATCGCAGGATTAATGGGAGCGGGACGGACAGAACTTGCCATGAGTATGTTTGGTGGTTCGTACGGTTCAAAGATAAGTGGTGAACTCCTTTTAAACAACAAACCTACTTCTTTTTCTTCTGTTAGTGAAGCTATCCAATCAGGTTTGGCCTATGCAACAGAGGATCGGAAATCATATGGGCTCATTTTAATGAATGATGTAAAAGAGAACATTTCGCTCGCAAGCTTAAAAAAATTGTCTAACAAGATATTGATTAATGGAACAGAAGAAGTACAGGTAGCAGAAGACTTTAGAAAGAAAATGAACATCAAAACACCTTCCATTCAACAAGAAACAGGGAATCTGAGTGGTGGGAACCAACAGAAAGTCGTTTTGAGTAAGTGGATACTCTCTGATCCGGATGTTTTAATACTAGATGAGCCGACACGAGGCATTGATGTAGGTGCTAAATACGAGATCTACACAATCATTCAAGAACTGGCTCAAAGAGGGAAGGGAATTCTCGTCATTTCCTCCGAGCTTCCTGAATTAATCGGAATGTGCAGTCGAGTGTATGCCATGAATAAAGGAAGAATTACTGGTGAGGTTCAAGGTGAACAGTTAAACCAAGAAGATTTAATGAGGCTGATGACACGGGAGGTGGCTTTCCATGAAGACATTTCTGAAAATCGTCCAAAATAA
- a CDS encoding enolase C-terminal domain-like protein, whose amino-acid sequence MKISKVKLTAVGVPRHTGFVNKHVIVQLETDEGAVGIGEMSDFSHLPRYSVDMKDLEATLDSILIGKNPFDTADINRELDLNFPQALYYYEKGSFIRNGVDTALYDVCSKYLGVSMSDLLGGRQREKFKVCYPIFRHRFMDEVDENIEIVRNRLEQGFDTFRLYVGKNVDADEAFLDRVYSEFAGKVTIKSLDFSHLLDWKDALRATRRLSKYHFELVESPAFWNDFEGLNHFRLQCEFPVSEHVWSPRQQYEMIKKDSVDIFNIAPVFIGGLTAARKAAYAAEVAGKSVLIGTTQELSIGTSAMAHFGSALPHLNYTSDPTGPELYIDDIVTDKIQYENGFLRLPDRKIAGIGVDLDWNKIEKYRVPDLSWGDVSVHQLQDRTSQTRG is encoded by the coding sequence ATGAAGATTTCAAAAGTAAAGCTTACTGCAGTTGGTGTTCCACGCCACACTGGATTTGTGAATAAACACGTGATTGTGCAGCTGGAAACAGATGAAGGAGCGGTGGGAATCGGAGAAATGTCCGATTTCTCTCACCTTCCTCGTTATTCAGTTGATATGAAAGATCTGGAAGCTACTCTTGATTCCATTTTAATTGGTAAGAATCCGTTTGATACAGCAGATATCAATCGCGAGCTCGACTTAAATTTTCCGCAAGCGCTTTATTATTATGAAAAAGGTAGTTTTATCCGAAACGGCGTAGATACAGCACTATATGATGTATGTTCAAAATACTTAGGCGTGTCGATGTCTGATCTATTAGGTGGACGTCAACGCGAGAAATTTAAAGTGTGCTACCCAATTTTCCGTCATCGTTTTATGGATGAAGTGGATGAAAATATTGAGATTGTACGAAACCGACTTGAACAAGGGTTTGATACATTCCGTCTTTATGTTGGGAAAAACGTAGATGCAGATGAAGCATTCCTGGATCGTGTCTATTCTGAATTTGCTGGAAAAGTCACCATCAAATCCTTAGATTTTAGTCACTTGCTAGATTGGAAGGATGCGCTTCGGGCTACAAGACGCCTTTCGAAGTATCACTTTGAATTGGTAGAGAGTCCGGCATTCTGGAATGACTTTGAAGGGTTAAATCATTTTAGACTTCAGTGCGAGTTCCCTGTAAGTGAGCATGTATGGAGCCCAAGACAGCAATATGAAATGATCAAAAAGGATTCTGTTGATATCTTTAACATTGCTCCAGTCTTTATCGGTGGACTGACAGCAGCTAGAAAAGCAGCCTATGCAGCTGAAGTAGCCGGGAAAAGTGTCTTAATTGGAACGACACAAGAGCTCTCGATTGGAACATCGGCTATGGCTCACTTTGGAAGCGCTCTACCACACTTAAATTATACATCTGACCCAACAGGTCCAGAGCTATATATTGATGATATTGTCACGGACAAAATTCAGTATGAAAATGGATTCCTTCGTCTTCCAGACAGGAAGATTGCCGGAATTGGGGTAGATCTTGATTGGAATAAAATTGAAAAATATCGAGTGCCTGATCTAAGCTGGGGCGATGTTTCTGTTCATCAGCTGCAGGATCGAACATCCCAAACGAGAGGATAG